The Pontibacter pudoricolor genome contains a region encoding:
- a CDS encoding S8 family serine peptidase, producing MFTLLKVPTRHGCIAFILLLLASAPIFAQQVGYGSRTVPHTVVYKLNTDQTKTRRAIPDNSLQAALAKISAKNIEQKFPDTGNSASLRRASIVDITQIYQATYSSELSFDEVKRTLMATGQVAYVEPLYLREPFHQASDPFSDSTKATAYHLKLIKAYGAWNVQQGDTNIVIGIVDTGFRIDHLDLKDNIKYNYADPIDGIDNDGDGYVDNYAGWDFADRDNNVSESPRWKSHGMSVAGVAAASPDNATGITGVGYKTKFLPLKVFSSNADGTFGGGYEAIVYAAAKGCKIINLSWGGEGYSQYEQDIINYVVLVKDVVVVSAAGNTKKQLNLYPASYNNVLSVGGSDKNDYKYKDYTWSHYMDLMAPGFDIYSTTVNNNNSYAYNWGSSFASPMVAGAAALVRAQFPELNAQQVMERLRVTTDDVASLTANQPFAGMIGTGRLNIKNALSAQNLKSIRCTDLFVQHHRSAQSGSTVSVEAFFQNILSPVSNPLVTLSTSSPYISISNPELPLGSMTTMGTADNRQKPFRVTIAPDTPLNTTVAFRLNYTDGNYTDFQYFELTINPDFHTLDANNVRITVNSKGNLGYNGLNFNQGSGMQYKGSNTMLFEGGLMIGTSATRVSDNLRNANWNNDGDFIPVQPARIYYDAPLATQEVHGFMRDIYPSTGTVGVEIKHKTLSWNTAPDLDYVIQEFTIRNPTTDTLKNVAAAIFADWDVGVYYQNAADWDAERNLGYVYNTAAQFPVVGIKLLTPDAPVYYAINNMGAAGSIAVEDGFTNAEKYAMLSGGVTRTKANGTGNGDNVSHVVGGLIPVIAPGQSHTITFAILSGDNLEALQQHADAAQLKYRQIKSGPAPLAIENTVCEGSAFTWAPEGGSNYNFYADPEKKTLLSSGPSFTIDALSQNTIIYAANADSLFESEVVPAHIRLPQQPEADFETGSVVLFANTPVTFEDKSTNGANWKWNFGTGVAATEKSPTYMFASPGTYQVTLQITDPAGCLKDSVTKTFLVREPLSKDKTEMNAQLTDVFPNPTTGLVRINWAADPLAGAAPEVWFSDQVGRKFQLPVTSENTKELIFDFTDVPNGLYIAHVTYKNTSFIKRIVLMR from the coding sequence ATGTTTACCCTCCTAAAGGTGCCCACCCGCCATGGATGTATTGCGTTCATCCTCCTTCTATTGGCTTCGGCTCCAATATTTGCACAGCAGGTTGGTTACGGTTCCCGCACCGTACCACATACAGTGGTGTATAAACTAAACACAGACCAGACCAAAACACGACGTGCCATACCAGACAACTCCTTACAGGCGGCACTAGCTAAAATCAGCGCTAAAAATATTGAGCAGAAATTCCCGGATACAGGTAATTCAGCCAGTCTCAGGCGTGCATCTATAGTTGATATAACACAGATCTACCAGGCTACTTATAGTTCAGAGCTTAGCTTTGATGAAGTAAAACGCACCTTGATGGCAACCGGACAGGTAGCATATGTAGAGCCGCTTTACCTGCGCGAACCATTCCACCAGGCCTCCGATCCGTTTTCCGATTCTACCAAAGCCACTGCCTACCACCTTAAACTGATAAAAGCGTATGGCGCCTGGAATGTACAACAAGGCGACACCAATATTGTTATCGGTATTGTAGATACAGGTTTTCGGATTGATCACCTTGACCTGAAAGACAACATAAAGTATAACTATGCAGACCCGATAGATGGCATAGATAATGATGGCGATGGTTACGTTGATAACTATGCCGGCTGGGACTTTGCAGACCGCGACAACAATGTCAGCGAATCTCCGCGCTGGAAAAGCCATGGGATGAGTGTGGCTGGCGTGGCAGCCGCCTCCCCCGACAATGCAACAGGTATCACAGGGGTAGGTTATAAAACCAAATTCCTGCCTTTAAAAGTATTTTCATCCAATGCTGACGGAACGTTCGGCGGTGGCTACGAGGCTATAGTTTACGCTGCAGCAAAGGGTTGCAAGATCATAAACCTCTCGTGGGGCGGTGAAGGTTATTCGCAGTATGAGCAGGATATTATAAACTATGTGGTGCTGGTGAAAGATGTTGTTGTAGTATCAGCGGCCGGTAATACCAAAAAGCAGCTGAATTTATATCCGGCTTCCTATAACAATGTGCTGTCGGTGGGTGGCTCTGATAAAAATGACTATAAGTACAAGGATTATACCTGGAGCCACTATATGGACCTCATGGCACCCGGCTTTGATATTTATTCCACTACGGTTAATAACAACAACTCATATGCCTACAACTGGGGAAGCTCCTTTGCCTCGCCTATGGTGGCAGGAGCTGCTGCCCTGGTACGCGCCCAATTTCCTGAACTGAATGCACAACAGGTAATGGAACGCCTGCGCGTAACAACAGATGATGTAGCAAGCTTAACTGCCAACCAACCTTTTGCCGGAATGATAGGCACCGGGCGACTTAACATAAAAAATGCACTATCGGCACAGAATTTAAAATCGATCAGGTGCACAGATTTATTTGTGCAACACCACCGTTCTGCTCAATCTGGCAGCACGGTTTCTGTTGAAGCATTTTTCCAGAATATTCTGAGCCCTGTCAGCAACCCTTTGGTTACCTTAAGTACTTCATCGCCTTACATTTCCATTTCAAACCCCGAACTGCCCCTGGGAAGCATGACCACGATGGGTACAGCTGATAACCGCCAGAAACCTTTCCGGGTAACTATAGCTCCTGATACGCCCCTTAATACAACCGTAGCCTTCAGGTTAAACTATACAGATGGCAACTATACTGACTTTCAATACTTCGAGCTAACTATAAACCCTGATTTCCATACGCTGGATGCCAACAATGTGCGCATTACTGTTAACAGCAAAGGGAACCTTGGCTACAATGGCCTTAATTTTAACCAGGGCTCGGGCATGCAATACAAGGGCAGTAATACCATGCTGTTTGAAGGCGGCCTGATGATCGGCACTTCGGCAACGCGCGTGTCGGATAACCTGCGCAATGCCAACTGGAATAATGACGGCGACTTTATACCGGTACAACCGGCCCGCATTTACTATGATGCACCGCTCGCAACACAGGAAGTACATGGTTTTATGCGCGATATCTACCCTTCTACCGGTACAGTTGGTGTGGAAATAAAACATAAAACACTTTCCTGGAACACAGCCCCGGATCTGGATTATGTTATACAGGAATTTACGATCAGAAACCCGACAACAGATACGCTTAAAAATGTAGCGGCTGCCATTTTCGCAGACTGGGATGTAGGCGTATACTACCAGAACGCCGCCGACTGGGATGCGGAAAGAAACCTGGGTTACGTGTACAACACCGCCGCTCAGTTTCCTGTAGTTGGCATAAAACTGCTTACACCTGATGCCCCTGTCTATTATGCTATTAACAACATGGGCGCGGCCGGAAGTATTGCTGTGGAAGATGGCTTTACAAATGCTGAAAAATATGCCATGCTATCCGGTGGGGTGACCCGCACCAAAGCCAATGGCACCGGCAATGGCGATAACGTATCGCATGTGGTGGGTGGGCTCATACCTGTTATTGCACCCGGCCAGAGCCATACCATTACCTTTGCCATACTCTCCGGCGATAACCTGGAGGCGCTGCAGCAGCACGCCGATGCAGCACAACTAAAATACAGGCAGATAAAAAGTGGCCCCGCTCCATTGGCTATTGAAAACACGGTCTGTGAAGGAAGTGCCTTTACATGGGCTCCGGAAGGAGGCTCCAACTATAACTTTTATGCTGATCCGGAGAAAAAGACTTTGCTTAGCAGTGGCCCGAGTTTTACCATCGACGCTTTGAGCCAGAACACTATAATTTACGCAGCCAACGCCGACTCGCTGTTCGAAAGTGAAGTTGTACCAGCCCACATCAGGTTACCACAGCAACCGGAAGCAGATTTTGAAACAGGCTCTGTCGTGTTATTTGCCAATACACCTGTTACGTTTGAGGATAAGAGCACAAACGGCGCTAACTGGAAATGGAATTTTGGAACAGGTGTAGCTGCTACAGAAAAGAGCCCGACCTATATGTTTGCATCGCCCGGTACTTATCAGGTAACGTTACAGATAACAGACCCCGCCGGTTGCCTCAAAGACAGTGTAACAAAAACTTTCCTTGTCAGGGAACCGCTCTCGAAAGATAAGACCGAAATGAACGCCCAGCTTACCGATGTGTTCCCGAACCCGACAACAGGTCTTGTTCGCATAAACTGGGCAGCAGATCCACTCGCTGGTGCAGCTCCGGAAGTGTGGTTCAGTGACCAGGTTGGCCGTAAGTTTCAGTTGCCTGTTACCAGCGAGAATACGAAAGAATTGATATTCGACTTTACAGATGTCCCTAATGGCTTATATATTGCGCACGTTACCTACAAAAACACCAGCTTTATTAAACGGATCGTGCTGATGCGATAA
- a CDS encoding peroxiredoxin family protein, translated as MKRTYSNTSARLILLFTLLLTVGFTSCNQNKMDAENQTIKPGTWRVALQHTGGVEIPFIMEAETRNDSTLLYLVNGEERILVDEITTMGDSVKIRLHIFDADLIAKVDDGKMAGRFVRNDLSYPYSVPFTAEHGNTSRFKGSPAAANYNYDGKWEVVFTDTTGNSYKAVGVFEQDNNKVTGTFLTETGDYRYLDGQVDGDKLNLSTFDGNHAYLFTATPEDENTLKGNFYSGMNYTETWTAKRNANAALADANTLTFLKPGYEKLDFTFPDIDGSGNISLSDDKYKGKVMIVQLLGSWCPNCMDETKFLAPYYDKNKDRGLEIIGLGFERSPEFEKAAPRLQKMKDRMNVNYDLAVAGISDKEAAAKALPALNHVLSFPTTIYIGRDGKVRKIHTGFSGPGTGKYYEDWVADFNKTMDQLLAEK; from the coding sequence ATGAAACGTACCTATTCTAATACTTCTGCAAGGCTGATTTTGTTATTTACCTTGCTGCTAACTGTAGGATTTACATCCTGTAATCAAAATAAAATGGACGCTGAAAACCAAACTATAAAACCCGGTACCTGGCGCGTTGCCCTGCAACATACCGGCGGTGTGGAAATTCCGTTTATTATGGAAGCCGAAACCCGCAACGACAGCACCCTTTTATACCTGGTAAATGGCGAAGAGCGCATCCTGGTTGACGAGATCACAACTATGGGCGATTCTGTTAAAATAAGACTTCACATTTTTGATGCAGACCTGATCGCGAAGGTAGATGACGGTAAAATGGCAGGCCGCTTTGTGCGCAACGACCTTTCTTATCCTTATTCGGTGCCTTTTACTGCGGAGCATGGCAATACCAGCCGCTTTAAAGGCAGCCCGGCTGCTGCAAACTATAATTACGATGGAAAATGGGAAGTAGTATTTACCGACACAACCGGTAATAGCTACAAAGCAGTAGGCGTATTTGAGCAGGACAACAATAAAGTAACAGGCACCTTCCTGACCGAAACCGGCGACTATAGGTATTTAGATGGACAGGTTGATGGCGATAAGCTTAACCTTTCAACTTTTGATGGCAACCACGCTTACTTATTTACAGCCACTCCGGAAGATGAGAACACGCTGAAAGGCAATTTTTATTCGGGCATGAACTATACCGAAACCTGGACTGCCAAACGCAACGCCAACGCTGCACTTGCCGATGCCAACACACTCACTTTCTTAAAGCCGGGCTACGAAAAGCTGGACTTCACTTTCCCGGACATAGACGGTAGCGGAAACATTTCGTTGAGCGACGACAAATACAAAGGCAAAGTGATGATCGTGCAGTTGCTTGGCTCGTGGTGCCCGAATTGCATGGACGAGACCAAATTCCTGGCGCCTTACTACGACAAAAACAAAGACCGCGGCCTGGAGATCATTGGGTTAGGTTTTGAGCGCAGCCCGGAGTTTGAAAAAGCTGCCCCGCGCCTGCAGAAAATGAAGGACCGCATGAACGTAAACTATGACCTGGCAGTAGCCGGCATCTCTGATAAAGAGGCAGCCGCCAAAGCCCTGCCCGCGCTTAACCATGTGCTTTCCTTCCCGACCACCATCTACATTGGCCGCGATGGTAAAGTACGCAAGATACATACTGGCTTCTCAGGCCCCGGCACCGGCAAATACTACGAAGACTGGGTAGCTGATTTTAACAAGACGATGGATCAGTTGCTGGCTGAGAAGTAA
- a CDS encoding polyprenyl synthetase family protein, which translates to MSSSLDKIQAPIASEMELFEKKFRASMKSKVLLLDRIMSYIVKRKGKQMRPMFVFFTAKLYHETITDATYRGAALIELLHTATLVHDDVVDDANYRRGFFSVNALWKNKIAVLVGDYLLSKGLLLSLNNDDFELLKIVSNAVREMSEGELLQIEKARRLDIDEAVYFDIIRQKTASLIASCCAVGAASAGASKEEIEKARLFGEKVGIAFQIKDDLFDYGTAEIGKPVGIDIKEKKMTLPLIHALRNADWLTKRRVIYNVKNNNGDNKRVQQVIDFVKQSGGIEYTVEVMNRYHAEALEILHTFPDNPSRRSLEQLIAYTIEREK; encoded by the coding sequence ATGAGCAGCAGCCTAGATAAAATACAAGCGCCAATAGCAAGCGAAATGGAGCTTTTCGAGAAGAAGTTCCGGGCTTCTATGAAGTCGAAAGTGCTGCTTTTAGACCGTATCATGAGCTACATCGTAAAGCGCAAAGGCAAACAGATGCGCCCGATGTTCGTGTTTTTTACGGCCAAACTATACCACGAAACCATAACCGATGCCACTTACCGGGGTGCCGCTCTTATTGAGTTGCTGCACACGGCGACCCTGGTGCATGACGATGTAGTGGATGACGCCAACTATAGACGCGGTTTCTTTTCAGTAAATGCCCTCTGGAAAAATAAGATCGCGGTGTTGGTTGGTGATTACCTGCTCTCGAAAGGATTGTTGCTTTCGCTGAACAACGATGATTTTGAACTGCTGAAAATCGTATCGAATGCGGTGCGGGAAATGAGTGAGGGAGAGTTGCTGCAGATCGAAAAAGCCCGCCGCCTGGACATTGACGAAGCAGTTTACTTTGATATTATCCGTCAGAAAACGGCCTCGCTTATAGCCTCATGCTGTGCTGTGGGCGCTGCTTCTGCGGGTGCGTCGAAAGAAGAGATAGAGAAAGCGCGCTTATTCGGTGAAAAAGTTGGTATTGCCTTCCAGATAAAAGACGACCTTTTCGATTACGGTACCGCTGAGATCGGCAAGCCGGTCGGCATCGACATCAAAGAAAAGAAAATGACCCTGCCGCTGATACATGCGCTCCGCAATGCAGACTGGCTAACCAAGCGCCGCGTTATTTACAACGTAAAAAACAACAACGGCGACAACAAGCGCGTGCAGCAGGTAATTGATTTCGTGAAGCAATCTGGTGGTATTGAGTACACGGTTGAAGTTATGAACCGCTACCACGCCGAAGCCCTCGAAATTCTGCATACCTTCCCTGATAACCCCTCGCGTCGCTCACTCGAGCAACTGATCGCCTATACAATAGAGCGGGAAAAATAG
- a CDS encoding class I SAM-dependent methyltransferase, translated as MSLNTTTWNRLRYTLYLPIYDLIADRIFRKYRKRSVELLNAKANDAILLLGAGTGLDLPYLQNYTNLTAIDITPGMITKLQERAEKLSIPVDARVMNGQQLTFADNSFDAVIAHLILAVIPDPIACIKEVERVLRPGGTVMVFDKFLPDGQKPTIVRQFFNQIASTLFSDINRSIGTIVSHTSLTIELNEPAALNGTFRLVRLRK; from the coding sequence ATGAGCCTGAACACCACTACCTGGAACCGCCTTCGGTACACTTTATACTTGCCCATCTACGACCTGATTGCCGACCGCATTTTCCGGAAGTACAGAAAGCGGTCTGTAGAGCTACTAAACGCAAAAGCTAACGATGCCATACTGCTTCTCGGTGCCGGCACCGGCCTTGATCTACCTTACCTTCAAAATTACACTAATTTAACAGCCATTGACATTACGCCCGGTATGATCACCAAATTGCAGGAGCGAGCTGAAAAGTTAAGTATTCCAGTTGATGCCCGCGTGATGAATGGCCAGCAACTAACCTTTGCCGACAATAGTTTTGATGCCGTAATTGCACACCTGATACTGGCCGTTATACCAGACCCGATAGCTTGCATAAAAGAAGTGGAGCGTGTGCTGAGGCCTGGAGGTACAGTTATGGTTTTCGATAAGTTTTTGCCGGACGGGCAGAAGCCAACTATAGTTCGCCAGTTCTTTAACCAGATAGCCAGCACCCTGTTCTCCGACATCAACCGCAGCATCGGAACTATAGTTAGCCACACTTCTCTAACTATAGAATTAAATGAGCCTGCTGCTTTGAATGGTACGTTCAGGTTGGTAAGGTTGCGGAAATAA
- a CDS encoding alpha/beta hydrolase family protein, which translates to MANTLKVDFIVYPEHGRPFTADAVYEPTSQPKPVVIFTHGFKGFKDWGHYNLLAQYFAEQGFVFIKFNFAYNGTTVEDFSDLHDLEAFGNNNFCLELDDLKALIDMVKNVEGPLPHNELDLDHIYLIGHSRGGGTVILKAAEDPRIKAVATWAAVNKFDQRWDELENEKWEREGVQWITNARTGQKMPMYYQIMENYIANRQRLEIPKVIQTMQQPLLILHGKEDETLPIQMAHDLHSWKPDAEMHLLPGADHSFGGKHPYEKDELPEAARAAADLSIAFFRKHA; encoded by the coding sequence ATGGCAAATACCCTTAAAGTTGATTTTATTGTTTATCCCGAACATGGCCGTCCATTTACTGCCGATGCCGTTTACGAACCTACTTCGCAACCCAAACCTGTCGTGATATTTACGCATGGGTTTAAGGGGTTTAAAGACTGGGGACATTACAATTTACTGGCGCAGTATTTTGCGGAGCAGGGCTTTGTATTCATAAAATTCAACTTTGCTTATAATGGCACTACTGTAGAAGATTTTTCTGATTTACACGACCTCGAAGCATTCGGGAATAACAACTTCTGCCTGGAGCTTGATGACCTGAAAGCCCTGATTGACATGGTAAAAAATGTAGAGGGCCCACTGCCTCACAATGAGCTTGATCTGGACCATATTTACCTGATTGGCCATAGTCGTGGTGGGGGTACTGTTATACTTAAAGCGGCTGAAGATCCGCGTATAAAAGCTGTTGCTACCTGGGCGGCCGTAAATAAATTTGACCAGCGCTGGGATGAGCTTGAAAATGAAAAGTGGGAGCGCGAAGGCGTGCAATGGATAACCAACGCCCGCACTGGCCAGAAAATGCCGATGTATTACCAGATAATGGAAAACTATATTGCGAACAGGCAGCGACTCGAGATTCCGAAGGTGATACAGACGATGCAGCAGCCTTTGCTCATATTGCACGGCAAAGAAGACGAAACGCTGCCTATTCAGATGGCGCACGACCTGCACTCCTGGAAGCCTGATGCCGAGATGCACCTGCTGCCCGGTGCCGATCATTCGTTTGGCGGCAAGCACCCTTACGAAAAGGACGAACTGCCGGAAGCTGCCCGTGCAGCCGCTGACCTGAGCATAGCCTTTTTCCGGAAACATGCCTGA
- the folK gene encoding 2-amino-4-hydroxy-6-hydroxymethyldihydropteridine diphosphokinase → MPELYLLLGSNLGDRTLYLQQARETIATQVGTIVQASAIYETAAWGKTDQPSFLNQVLEVTTDFSPEQVLQTINTIEHDLGRERLEHWGARVIDIDILFYDNLVQQTQRLTIPHPQLHLRRFTLLPLYEVSPDLVHPGLKQTIAELLENCPDKLEVKKFVENKA, encoded by the coding sequence ATGCCTGAACTATACCTGCTGCTGGGGAGCAACCTTGGCGACCGAACATTATACCTGCAACAAGCCCGCGAAACTATAGCTACGCAAGTAGGAACTATAGTTCAGGCTTCTGCTATCTACGAGACCGCCGCGTGGGGCAAAACAGATCAGCCCAGTTTCCTGAACCAGGTGCTTGAAGTAACTACTGACTTTAGTCCGGAGCAGGTGCTGCAAACTATAAACACTATAGAACACGACCTTGGCCGCGAACGCCTGGAACATTGGGGAGCACGCGTTATTGATATCGATATCCTGTTTTATGACAACCTGGTGCAGCAAACCCAACGGCTGACCATACCGCACCCGCAATTGCACCTGCGCCGCTTTACGCTGCTGCCTTTATATGAGGTCTCCCCTGATTTAGTACATCCGGGCTTAAAGCAAACTATAGCCGAGCTACTGGAAAACTGCCCGGATAAACTGGAAGTAAAAAAATTTGTAGAAAATAAAGCTTGA
- a CDS encoding aconitate hydratase gives MAFDLGMIKAVYAGMGERIAAARNTVGRPLTLTEKILYAHLYEGKASQAYERGKSYVDFAPDRVAMQDATAQMALLQFMQAGKPTVAVPSTVHCDHLIQARTGADSDLKDAYTENKEVYDFLASVSNKYGIGFWKPGAGIIHQVVLENYAFPGGMMIGTDSHTPNAGGLGMVAIGVGGADAVDVMAGMAWELKFPKVIGVKLTGKLNGWTSPKDVILKVAGILTVKGGTGAIVEYFGEGAESMSCTGKGTICNMGAEIGATTSVFAYDNSMRAYLNSTNREEIVQMADEVAEHLRADDEVYADPASFYDQLIEIDLSTLEPHVNGPFTPDAAWPISQFAAVVKEHGWPAKLEVGLIGSCTNSSYEDLTRAASIAKQAVTKNLVAQAEFTITPGSEMVRYTTARDGLLDTFAQMGGVVLANACGPCIGQWARHTDDPTRKNSIITSFNRNFAKRNDGNPNTHAFVASPEIVTAFAIAGDLTFNPLTDTLTNKDGQQVKLDEPKGIELPINGFAVEDAGYVAPAEDGSTVEVAVDPKSDRLQLLEGFKPWEGTDLKGLKLLIKAQGKCTTDHISMAGPWLKYRGHLDNISNNMLIGAINAFNGEANKVYNDMTRGYDSVPATARTYKAAGIGTVVVGDENYGEGSSREHAAMEPRFLGVRAVIVKSFARIHETNLKKQGMLGLTFVNKADYDLIEENDTIDILGLENFTPGVPLKVVLTHKDGSQDAFMVNHTYNEGQIEWFKAGSALNLIRLKEKQNANA, from the coding sequence ATGGCATTTGATTTAGGAATGATCAAGGCAGTTTATGCCGGTATGGGTGAGCGGATTGCAGCTGCCCGTAATACAGTTGGCAGACCGCTGACTCTGACTGAAAAGATCCTGTATGCACACCTATATGAGGGCAAGGCGTCGCAGGCGTATGAGCGTGGAAAATCTTACGTGGATTTCGCTCCGGACAGAGTTGCGATGCAGGATGCCACGGCACAGATGGCCTTGCTTCAGTTCATGCAGGCTGGCAAGCCTACCGTTGCGGTTCCATCTACGGTACACTGCGATCACCTGATCCAGGCCCGCACAGGCGCAGATTCAGATCTGAAAGACGCTTACACAGAAAACAAAGAAGTTTACGATTTCCTTGCTTCGGTATCAAACAAATACGGCATCGGTTTCTGGAAGCCGGGTGCAGGTATCATTCACCAGGTAGTATTAGAGAACTATGCTTTCCCGGGTGGTATGATGATCGGAACTGACTCACACACACCTAATGCTGGTGGTCTGGGTATGGTAGCGATCGGTGTTGGTGGTGCTGATGCCGTGGACGTAATGGCCGGTATGGCCTGGGAGCTTAAATTCCCGAAAGTAATTGGCGTAAAGCTGACAGGTAAACTGAACGGCTGGACATCTCCGAAAGACGTTATCCTGAAAGTGGCTGGTATCCTTACTGTAAAAGGTGGTACGGGTGCTATCGTGGAATATTTCGGCGAAGGTGCTGAGAGTATGTCTTGTACTGGTAAAGGTACTATTTGTAACATGGGTGCTGAGATCGGTGCAACTACTTCGGTATTTGCTTACGACAACAGCATGCGTGCATACTTAAACTCAACAAACCGCGAAGAGATTGTTCAGATGGCTGATGAAGTAGCTGAGCACCTGCGCGCTGATGATGAGGTTTATGCTGATCCGGCTTCTTTCTATGATCAACTGATCGAGATCGACCTTTCAACGTTGGAGCCACACGTAAACGGGCCATTCACGCCGGATGCGGCCTGGCCAATTTCTCAGTTCGCTGCTGTAGTTAAAGAGCACGGCTGGCCAGCTAAACTGGAAGTAGGTCTGATCGGATCTTGCACCAACTCATCTTACGAAGACCTTACACGTGCTGCCTCTATCGCAAAGCAGGCGGTAACTAAAAACCTGGTAGCTCAGGCTGAGTTTACCATCACGCCGGGTTCTGAAATGGTACGTTATACAACAGCCCGCGATGGCCTGTTAGATACATTTGCACAGATGGGTGGTGTTGTATTGGCAAACGCCTGCGGTCCGTGCATCGGCCAGTGGGCACGTCACACCGACGATCCAACCCGTAAGAACTCTATCATCACGTCGTTCAACCGTAACTTTGCGAAGCGTAACGATGGTAACCCGAACACACACGCGTTTGTGGCTTCACCAGAGATCGTAACTGCTTTTGCCATTGCCGGCGACCTTACTTTTAACCCGCTTACAGATACCTTAACCAACAAAGATGGCCAGCAGGTGAAACTGGATGAGCCAAAAGGTATTGAATTACCAATTAATGGTTTTGCTGTAGAAGATGCAGGTTATGTAGCGCCTGCGGAAGATGGCAGCACTGTTGAAGTGGCTGTTGATCCGAAGTCTGACCGTCTGCAGTTACTGGAAGGCTTTAAGCCATGGGAAGGCACTGATCTGAAAGGTCTGAAGCTTCTTATTAAAGCACAAGGTAAGTGTACTACTGACCATATCTCTATGGCTGGCCCATGGTTGAAATACCGTGGTCACCTGGACAACATCTCGAACAACATGCTGATCGGTGCGATAAATGCATTTAACGGCGAGGCTAACAAGGTTTACAACGACATGACCCGTGGTTATGACTCGGTGCCTGCAACTGCCCGTACGTACAAAGCAGCTGGTATCGGTACTGTAGTGGTTGGTGATGAGAACTATGGCGAAGGTTCGTCTCGTGAGCACGCTGCCATGGAGCCGCGCTTCCTGGGTGTTCGTGCCGTAATCGTGAAGTCATTCGCACGTATCCACGAAACCAACCTGAAAAAGCAGGGTATGTTAGGTCTGACGTTTGTTAACAAAGCAGATTACGACCTGATCGAGGAGAACGATACCATCGATATCCTGGGTCTGGAGAACTTTACGCCGGGTGTTCCATTAAAAGTAGTTTTAACACACAAAGATGGTTCTCAGGATGCGTTTATGGTTAACCATACGTACAACGAAGGACAGATCGAGTGGTTTAAAGCTGGTTCAGCACTTAACCTGATCCGTTTAAAAGAAAAGCAGAACGCTAACGCATAA